CACATGGTAACGTATGCCCATCTAATGTATTACTATCGGATTCATTCTGGTGTTGGCTGAATATTGGCGATACGTTACGATCAAACTCTTGTATATCCAAAAAGAATGGATGTTGCACTGAAGGCTGTCAATCGAACAAGCTCTATGCTGATTTAAAGCTGTCTCATTTTACAGATTGGCATACAGTGTTTGTTCGTTGGTGGAGTGGagagttgactaactttgactatctGCTATACTTAAACAAATTAGCTGGTAGGAGATGGGGGGATCACACTTTTCACACGGTTATGCCATGGGTTATTGATTTTAGTGTAAAACCCGATGAAAATAACGATACGGGGTGGCGAAATTTGAGTAAAAGTAAGTGGCGTTTGGCAAAAGGTGATGAACAGTTAGACTTTACATATTTAACATCTGAAATCCCACATCATGTTTCAGATGAATGTTTATCAGAGCTAGCTGTATGTAGCTATAAAGCAAGAAGATTACCTTTAAGTGTTTTACGTACAGCTGTTCGTTCAGTATATGAACCAAACGAGTACCCATCAACAATGCACAGGCTTTATCAGTGGACCCCAGACGAATGTATACCAGAATTTTATTATGATCCAAAAATATTTCAATCTGTACATTCAGGTATGTCTGATTTAGCTGTACCTTCATGGGCAAGTAACCCTGAAGAGTTTATTAGATTGCATCGAGATGCTTTGGAAAGTGATCGTGTATCATGCCAGATTCATAATTGGATTGATATCATATTTGGGCACAAAATGTCAGGGGAGGCGGCTGTTTCTGCAAAAAACGTGATGTTGCCGCCTTCTGACCCTAGTAACGCCAGGTCAGCGGGGCGGCGTCAGCTTTTTAGTCTACCTCATCCTGCTCGTTGGGGTATTATAAAGAATAAAATTGGTGGTGTAAAGCATCTGCTTCATGAAACCTCTAATTTACAAGCACTAGAGGAAGCAACTACATTCATTGAACATGCTTCCCATCTGAGTCCTATGTATAGATATGATCATACAACAGATAACTTGGGTTTAAATGAAGTTTCAGCTGATTCGTTTGAATATGGGAGGGATTTAACGTTGCCATCAGTTATTGACATACATTTCCTTCTTCAAACTATGGCAGATGATAATAGCACGTCTGGGTATCAAGATTTCCTTCTATGGAGGCAGAAGACATCTTGTAATACAAACATATCTGTAGATATTGCAAATGATGTATTTTCAATTGGTTGTATCTTAGCAGAACTACATTTAAGGAAACCACTTTTTAATCAGACATCGTTAGCCCACTACATACACAGTGGTGTTCTGCCCAAATTGATGCACGAACTCCCCCCTCAAGTTAGTATTCTAGTCGAAGCATGCATTCAGAAGGACTGGAACAGGTAGTCCTTTCCTTTATCGTGTGTTTTTAATTGCATAATGACGGGCAGGTAAAACCATGAAATCTTACGCACGGGCATGGGTACGGGTAACAAATTGTATCTGCTGACGGGTCACGGGCGGGTCGCAGGTGTGTACTATCTATTGCGGGTAAACCCGATCCGTTAATCCCTAAGGTTACTTAAATTACCCGCGGGTATGAGCATACAATTCTTAGTTTTAAATACTTAATTACTTGTATTAGGAAAACAGACAAGTAAAAATTTTTAATCTTCATGTCATTTTACATACATCTCTTAGTTTTTTGTTTATTTCTAAAACCTTGTTTAGATTAGTAAAATTGTATATTTATAAAACCTGCGGGTAATGGGtatccgcgggtcacgggcatgggcgaaaAATATTATTCCGTTGACGGATACATAGGCCCTGACGCGTAAATATTTTTACTGACGTGCTGGTCGCCGCGGGTCACATCCCTATTTGCATTTGTCTACGTGTTAGGCGATCACATGTTTTTGAATTATCAGGAGACCATCTATCAAGTCTCTTTTGGAATCTCCTTATTTCCCTGCAACAGTGAAGTCATCATACATGTTTCTAGCCCCACTTCAACTATTATCAAAAGATGGGTCCCGGCTCGAGTACGTTGCAAGTTATGCAAAATCTGGAGCTTTGAAAGCAATGGGTAGTTTTGCAACTGAAATTTGTGCACCACACTGCCTACCTCTTTTACTTGCACCTTTATCTGATACCGAAGCAGAATGGGCATATATAATTCTTAGAGAATTCATAAAGTGTCTGAACCTGCAAGCTTTGAAGACACTTATATTACCTGTGATCCAGAAAATTCTGCAGGTGATTGCAAACATTCTTCTACTTTATTGCTTAGGCACCTTAACATTTTTATGGGATGTGGAAAAATGGGAGGGTAAGGCGGTTTGGGTAGTCGGCCGAACTGTGTCGGGTTTAAATGGGTAACTTTGGTGCAGGTCGAAATGGTTCAGCTAGAATTGGGTTGATCTAAATCATTTTTGTTCAAattcttatatattttttttgtaaataataattatgtgAAATAGGTAAATTACTATAATAATACATGTTTTTGATGAAAGTTATATAGGAGGTTTATATGTATTAAAAGTACACTTTGGGCAACTTTTGATCTCTTTGACAAATTTCTTTGAAGCTAACTTTATAACTTACCTGCTGGACCAGTGAGAGATAAGACATAATCTGAATCAACCCATTTGGCAATAAATGGGTCTAAATTGTCTTCTCTATTTTTCACCCGCTTCTTACACATCCCCAGTTGTGCAGACAACAGGTTATTCACATATGAAGGTTTCTCTTCTCCAAGACTCATTTGTACGCGAGTTATGGAGCAAGATTGGTAAACAATTATATTTTGAGAATATACACTTAGTGGTTCTATCAAATTTATATGTTTCTCCTCACAAGAGTTCATCTGGTGCTGCCTCGGTTCTTTTGATTGGTTCAAGTGACGAGCTTGGTGTACCAGTCACAGTTCATCAGGTTTAATAAGCTCTGTATTTTTCAGTTTTCTTCTTGAACTAAACCGTACAAAGAATTGACTATGCTATCTAACTAACTTATGAATCTTGTCACAGACGATTTTACCATTGATTCAATGTTTTGGAAAGGGGCTTTGCAGTGATGGAATTGATGTAATTGTCAGAATTGGTAATCTCAATTCTTATATGTAAATGAATCTAATTTTGGACTGTTTACTTAACTCTATAAGGAAACTGTTAGAATACAGATCACAGTTCGGCCCACATTGTATAATGAACCTGCAGTTTTTGTTAGATTAGCTTTATATGTGTCATTATAATTCACTTAATATAATTTCCTTTCAATCTTCATAGTAATCATCTTTGAAATTCAGGTGGTCTTTTTGGAGAGACGTTCATCGTCAAACATGTTCTTCCATTACTGAAAAATGTTGTGCGTGCTTGTGTTGATGTTTCCAATGTAAGTAGGCCAGAACCTATGCAGAGTTGGAGTTCCTTAGCTCTTATGGATTGTTTAATGACATTAGATGGGATTGTCGAATTTTTGCCAAATCATGTAGTTGTGAAAGAGCTGATCGAGGTATGAAACCtactcgttgactttgactttgactttgacttaatGTTGTCAAACATTTGACGAGTACATTAATGACTGGCTGAAACTCACCAGGATGGAGGTTGCCTATATATTCAGCTACTCATGACAGCCAATTTGGGAATCGCATCACTTCAGGTGTTTTAATGTTTTTTACTTCTAACTTTTGCCACATTTAaggtttatataaatatttttttattaaattgtGGCCGTTTGTTTGTCAGGTTGCTGCTACAAGTCTTGTTGCTGTCTCTCAACAGATTGGACCAGAATTAACGTCGTTATATGTCATGCCGAAACTTAAAGAACTTTTTGAAAAACTCGCCTTCTCCGAAGAATCTAGCAGTGGGCCCGGTAGTGGAAGCCTGATAGTTTCTAAAAGTAAAATTGAAGATGAGCAGACACAGAACAGAATGGATCTTGTGTAGGTTTTTTTTCCCACTCAGTTGAGAAtcatttttgtatatatttattatattagtcATTAATGATTAATGATGACCTGTTGACGGATGTTTATAGGTTACTTCTGTATCCACCTTTTGCGTCTCTTCTCGGAATTGAGAGACTCCGAAAATGTTGTACCACATGGTTGATTCTCGAAAAGTATCTTTTATGGCATCATAATTGGAAGGTAAGATATATCTCATGCTTTTATGAGTTCTTGAGTACAATTCACTTGGGAAGTGTTTAGAATTGTGTTCTGCAACTAATTATCTGATTAAAGAAACTTGAAGTTGCATTGATCTGTTTTAAATATTCTGCTTCTAATTTTTGATTATTTTATTTATGAGCTAAATAATCAGTTGCCACACGACTGGTTATTCAAAGGTAATTATATTTCCTTTTACACTATTTGTAACATAATTGGGGAGACTTTGAATCAAATATTGAAAAAAATGTAATATGTGGTCGTGTGATATAACCTTGTCACATAATCATAAATTGACAAACACTCAAACATACAATTATAATCTTTAAACAAGATAAGCATATCCACACACTATCTTTATAGCTTTTTTTTTTGTAAATGATTATCTGATTAGTATCTCATAATCACATTTGGAACACAGATTCAAACACCCCCTTAACATGATTGTATCGTTCCTTAATTTGTGATGCTTTAGTGGGAGTACACAGAGGACTCATCTCGTGGTGCTGTGGACCCTACAAGTGCTAGGTCCAGTTACATCAACAACCCAACATCTGAACATAATCCTGCTAAGGTCCTACTTCACGGAGTTGGATGGTCTGTACCACAATCACAAAGAGTCAAAGGTACGAAAAAGTCAACGCCACATAAGCGTCAGTATCACCATCATGATCATAACATTGCTGGGAGGC
This window of the Rutidosis leptorrhynchoides isolate AG116_Rl617_1_P2 chromosome 7, CSIRO_AGI_Rlap_v1, whole genome shotgun sequence genome carries:
- the LOC139856909 gene encoding protein GFS12 isoform X4, with translation MEEVKPNEAHFLSNDGINTSLPGLGCNSSTCKFSTRFSCLRTLTALSPISQIGRTSLPDFDDLTSSFFSEDHVLHSLTLMIQGKPTGRDSTNFLNLIGLPSFIETSVPGCIRHPNIVPIFKILKSSTHISLVLPKTSYTLENILHYSPDALKSNWHIKFLMYQVLSPLRYMHGLGIAHGNVCPSNVLLSDSFWCWLNIGDTLRSNSCISKKNGCCTEGCQSNKLYADLKLSHFTDWHTVFVRWWSGELTNFDYLLYLNKLAGRRWGDHTFHTVMPWVIDFSVKPDENNDTGWRNLSKSKWRLAKGDEQLDFTYLTSEIPHHVSDECLSELAVCSYKARRLPLSVLRTAVRSVYEPNEYPSTMHRLYQWTPDECIPEFYYDPKIFQSVHSGMSDLAVPSWASNPEEFIRLHRDALESDRVSCQIHNWIDIIFGHKMSGEAAVSAKNVMLPPSDPSNARSAGRRQLFSLPHPARWGIIKNKIGGVKHLLHETSNLQALEEATTFIEHASHLSPMYRYDHTTDNLGLNEVSADSFEYGRDLTLPSVIDIHFLLQTMADDNSTSGYQDFLLWRQKTSCNTNISVDIANDVFSIGCILAELHLRKPLFNQTSLAHYIHSGVLPKLMHELPPQVSILVEACIQKDWNRRPSIKSLLESPYFPATVKSSYMFLAPLQLLSKDGSRLEYVASYAKSGALKAMGSFATEICAPHCLPLLLAPLSDTEAEWAYIILREFIKCLNLQALKTLILPVIQKILQTTGYSHMKVSLLQDSFVRELWSKIGKQLYFENIHLVVLSNLYVSPHKSSSGAASVLLIGSSDELGVPVTVHQTILPLIQCFGKGLCSDGIDVIVRIGGLFGETFIVKHVLPLLKNVVRACVDVSNVSRPEPMQSWSSLALMDCLMTLDGIVEFLPNHVVVKELIEDGGCLYIQLLMTANLGIASLQVAATSLVAVSQQIGPELTSLYVMPKLKELFEKLAFSEESSSGPGSGSLIVSKSKIEDEQTQNRMDLVLLLYPPFASLLGIERLRKCCTTWLILEKYLLWHHNWKWEYTEDSSRGAVDPTSARSSYINNPTSEHNPAKVLLHGVGWSVPQSQRVKGTKKSTPHKRQYHHHDHNIAGRHATSSSTSKEQELWHWFPSPAKSWDGPDFLGRVGAASNEIPWKISASVIHSARAHHGALRSFAVCQDECTLFTAGVGPGFKGSVQKWDLSRIACSSGYDCHDEVYNTINLLLCFIFYLSFMLVLNIKYVGQVVNDICVLASTERIASCDGTIHVWNSQTGKSVSVIAENSGNSLTSVSRVHAEQANMLDFSSIGSGILSSAYDGNLYTCMHHLETENRLVAGTGNASLRFIDINEGKKLHLWRSDSLESSFPSLISSISSCGSTKMQANGGMTSSPSWIAAGLSSGQCRLLDLRSGNLVTSWQAHDGYVTQLAAPEDHLLVSSSLDKTLRVWDLRKNVGSPLILFRGHSDGVSSFSLWGQDVISISRNKIGLSSLSQQDGEHRITPQYLYMTDRESRNMSVLSNIAILPFSRLFLVGTEDGYLKVCC
- the LOC139856909 gene encoding protein GFS12 isoform X1, encoding MELQFCFECLQRQIRTDFTDKLIFNYALPSSPFPFASDALVQVSNSDGVISPHFVLMYLPVNEDDCFTKYITEHCHEDMEEVKPNEAHFLSNDGINTSLPGLGCNSSTCKFSTRFSCLRTLTALSPISQIGRTSLPDFDDLTSSFFSEDHVLHSLTLMIQGKPTGRDSTNFLNLIGLPSFIETSVPGCIRHPNIVPIFKILKSSTHISLVLPKTSYTLENILHYSPDALKSNWHIKFLMYQVLSPLRYMHGLGIAHGNVCPSNVLLSDSFWCWLNIGDTLRSNSCISKKNGCCTEGCQSNKLYADLKLSHFTDWHTVFVRWWSGELTNFDYLLYLNKLAGRRWGDHTFHTVMPWVIDFSVKPDENNDTGWRNLSKSKWRLAKGDEQLDFTYLTSEIPHHVSDECLSELAVCSYKARRLPLSVLRTAVRSVYEPNEYPSTMHRLYQWTPDECIPEFYYDPKIFQSVHSGMSDLAVPSWASNPEEFIRLHRDALESDRVSCQIHNWIDIIFGHKMSGEAAVSAKNVMLPPSDPSNARSAGRRQLFSLPHPARWGIIKNKIGGVKHLLHETSNLQALEEATTFIEHASHLSPMYRYDHTTDNLGLNEVSADSFEYGRDLTLPSVIDIHFLLQTMADDNSTSGYQDFLLWRQKTSCNTNISVDIANDVFSIGCILAELHLRKPLFNQTSLAHYIHSGVLPKLMHELPPQVSILVEACIQKDWNRRPSIKSLLESPYFPATVKSSYMFLAPLQLLSKDGSRLEYVASYAKSGALKAMGSFATEICAPHCLPLLLAPLSDTEAEWAYIILREFIKCLNLQALKTLILPVIQKILQTTGYSHMKVSLLQDSFVRELWSKIGKQLYFENIHLVVLSNLYVSPHKSSSGAASVLLIGSSDELGVPVTVHQTILPLIQCFGKGLCSDGIDVIVRIGGLFGETFIVKHVLPLLKNVVRACVDVSNVSRPEPMQSWSSLALMDCLMTLDGIVEFLPNHVVVKELIEDGGCLYIQLLMTANLGIASLQVAATSLVAVSQQIGPELTSLYVMPKLKELFEKLAFSEESSSGPGSGSLIVSKSKIEDEQTQNRMDLVLLLYPPFASLLGIERLRKCCTTWLILEKYLLWHHNWKWEYTEDSSRGAVDPTSARSSYINNPTSEHNPAKVLLHGVGWSVPQSQRVKGTKKSTPHKRQYHHHDHNIAGRHATSSSTSKEQELWHWFPSPAKSWDGPDFLGRVGAASNEIPWKISASVIHSARAHHGALRSFAVCQDECTLFTAGVGPGFKGSVQKWDLSRIACSSGYDCHDEVYNTINLLLCFIFYLSFMLVLNIKYVGQVVNDICVLASTERIASCDGTIHVWNSQTGKSVSVIAENSGNSLTSVSRVHAEQANMLDFSSIGSGILSSAYDGNLYTCMHHLETENRLVAGTGNASLRFIDINEGKKLHLWRSDSLESSFPSLISSISSCGSTKMQANGGMTSSPSWIAAGLSSGQCRLLDLRSGNLVTSWQAHDGYVTQLAAPEDHLLVSSSLDKTLRVWDLRKNVGSPLILFRGHSDGVSSFSLWGQDVISISRNKIGLSSLSQQDGEHRITPQYLYMTDRESRNMSVLSNIAILPFSRLFLVGTEDGYLKVCC
- the LOC139856909 gene encoding protein GFS12 isoform X2 yields the protein MELQFCFECLQRQIRTDFTDKLIFNYALPSSPFPFASDALVQVSNSDGVISPHFVLMYLPVNEDDCFTKYITEHCHEDMEEVKPNEAHFLSNDGINTSLPGLGCNSSTCKFSTRFSCLRTLTALSPISQIGRTSLPDFDDLTSSFFSEDHVLHSLTLMIQGKPTGRDSTNFLNLIGLPSFIETSVPGCIRHPNIVPIFKILKSSTHISLVLPKTSYTLENILHYSPDALKSNWHIKFLMYQVLSPLRYMHGLGIAHGNVCPSNVLLSDSFWCWLNIGDTLRSNSCISKKNGCCTEGCQSNKLYADLKLSHFTDWHTVFVRWWSGELTNFDYLLYLNKLAGRRWGDHTFHTVMPWVIDFSVKPDENNDTGWRNLSKSKWRLAKGDEQLDFTYLTSEIPHHVSDECLSELAVCSYKARRLPLSVLRTAVRSVYEPNEYPSTMHRLYQWTPDECIPEFYYDPKIFQSVHSGMSDLAVPSWASNPEEFIRLHRDALESDRVSCQIHNWIDIIFGHKMSGEAAVSAKNVMLPPSDPSNARSAGRRQLFSLPHPARWGIIKNKIGGVKHLLHETSNLQALEEATTFIEHASHLSPMYRYDHTTDNLGLNEVSADSFEYGRDLTLPSVIDIHFLLQTMADDNSTSGYQDFLLWRQKTSCNTNISVDIANDVFSIGCILAELHLRKPLFNQTSLAHYIHSGVLPKLMHELPPQVSILVEACIQKDWNRRPSIKSLLESPYFPATVKSSYMFLAPLQLLSKDGSRLEYVASYAKSGALKAMGSFATEICAPHCLPLLLAPLSDTEAEWAYIILREFIKCLNLQALKTLILPVIQKILQTTGYSHMKVSLLQDSFVRELWSKIGKQLYFENIHLVVLSNLYVSPHKSSSGAASVLLIGSSDELGVPVTVHQTILPLIQCFGKGLCSDGIDVIVRIGGLFGETFIVKHVLPLLKNVVRACVDVSNVSRPEPMQSWSSLALMDCLMTLDGIVEFLPNHVVVKELIEDGGCLYIQLLMTANLGIASLQVAATSLVAVSQQIGPELTSLYVMPKLKELFEKLAFSEESSSGPGSGSLIVSKSKIEDEQTQNRMDLVLLLYPPFASLLGIERLRKCCTTWLILEKYLLWHHNWKWEYTEDSSRGAVDPTSARSSYINNPTSEHNPAKVLLHGVGWSVPQSQRVKGTKKSTPHKRQYHHHDHNIAGRHATSSSTSKEQELWHWFPSPAKSWDGPDFLGRVGAASNEIPWKISASVIHSARAHHGALRSFAVCQDECTLFTAGVGPGFKGSVQKWDLSRIACSSGYDCHDEVVNDICVLASTERIASCDGTIHVWNSQTGKSVSVIAENSGNSLTSVSRVHAEQANMLDFSSIGSGILSSAYDGNLYTCMHHLETENRLVAGTGNASLRFIDINEGKKLHLWRSDSLESSFPSLISSISSCGSTKMQANGGMTSSPSWIAAGLSSGQCRLLDLRSGNLVTSWQAHDGYVTQLAAPEDHLLVSSSLDKTLRVWDLRKNVGSPLILFRGHSDGVSSFSLWGQDVISISRNKIGLSSLSQQDGEHRITPQYLYMTDRESRNMSVLSNIAILPFSRLFLVGTEDGYLKVCC
- the LOC139856909 gene encoding protein GFS12 isoform X3; the encoded protein is MYLPVNEDDCFTKYITEHCHEDMEEVKPNEAHFLSNDGINTSLPGLGCNSSTCKFSTRFSCLRTLTALSPISQIGRTSLPDFDDLTSSFFSEDHVLHSLTLMIQGKPTGRDSTNFLNLIGLPSFIETSVPGCIRHPNIVPIFKILKSSTHISLVLPKTSYTLENILHYSPDALKSNWHIKFLMYQVLSPLRYMHGLGIAHGNVCPSNVLLSDSFWCWLNIGDTLRSNSCISKKNGCCTEGCQSNKLYADLKLSHFTDWHTVFVRWWSGELTNFDYLLYLNKLAGRRWGDHTFHTVMPWVIDFSVKPDENNDTGWRNLSKSKWRLAKGDEQLDFTYLTSEIPHHVSDECLSELAVCSYKARRLPLSVLRTAVRSVYEPNEYPSTMHRLYQWTPDECIPEFYYDPKIFQSVHSGMSDLAVPSWASNPEEFIRLHRDALESDRVSCQIHNWIDIIFGHKMSGEAAVSAKNVMLPPSDPSNARSAGRRQLFSLPHPARWGIIKNKIGGVKHLLHETSNLQALEEATTFIEHASHLSPMYRYDHTTDNLGLNEVSADSFEYGRDLTLPSVIDIHFLLQTMADDNSTSGYQDFLLWRQKTSCNTNISVDIANDVFSIGCILAELHLRKPLFNQTSLAHYIHSGVLPKLMHELPPQVSILVEACIQKDWNRRPSIKSLLESPYFPATVKSSYMFLAPLQLLSKDGSRLEYVASYAKSGALKAMGSFATEICAPHCLPLLLAPLSDTEAEWAYIILREFIKCLNLQALKTLILPVIQKILQTTGYSHMKVSLLQDSFVRELWSKIGKQLYFENIHLVVLSNLYVSPHKSSSGAASVLLIGSSDELGVPVTVHQTILPLIQCFGKGLCSDGIDVIVRIGGLFGETFIVKHVLPLLKNVVRACVDVSNVSRPEPMQSWSSLALMDCLMTLDGIVEFLPNHVVVKELIEDGGCLYIQLLMTANLGIASLQVAATSLVAVSQQIGPELTSLYVMPKLKELFEKLAFSEESSSGPGSGSLIVSKSKIEDEQTQNRMDLVLLLYPPFASLLGIERLRKCCTTWLILEKYLLWHHNWKWEYTEDSSRGAVDPTSARSSYINNPTSEHNPAKVLLHGVGWSVPQSQRVKGTKKSTPHKRQYHHHDHNIAGRHATSSSTSKEQELWHWFPSPAKSWDGPDFLGRVGAASNEIPWKISASVIHSARAHHGALRSFAVCQDECTLFTAGVGPGFKGSVQKWDLSRIACSSGYDCHDEVYNTINLLLCFIFYLSFMLVLNIKYVGQVVNDICVLASTERIASCDGTIHVWNSQTGKSVSVIAENSGNSLTSVSRVHAEQANMLDFSSIGSGILSSAYDGNLYTCMHHLETENRLVAGTGNASLRFIDINEGKKLHLWRSDSLESSFPSLISSISSCGSTKMQANGGMTSSPSWIAAGLSSGQCRLLDLRSGNLVTSWQAHDGYVTQLAAPEDHLLVSSSLDKTLRVWDLRKNVGSPLILFRGHSDGVSSFSLWGQDVISISRNKIGLSSLSQQDGEHRITPQYLYMTDRESRNMSVLSNIAILPFSRLFLVGTEDGYLKVCC